The Clostridium sporogenes region CATATTTTCAAGAATATATGTACTTTCCTCAAAGGAATGTTGCTCCTCAATATCCTGTTTTAAGAAAGATAGTATTGGTTCATGATAATGTATAGCCATATCAACCTTAGGATTGCTTCCTTTGACATAGGCTCCTATATTTATAAGATCCTCTGAATTTTTATAAGTGGCCAAAAGATCCCTTGCCATGCCTGCTGAATCCTTATGTTCCTTTGAAGCAATTTCTGACATAAGTCTGCTTACACTACTTAAGACATCTATGGCTGGATAATGGTTTTTAGCAGCTAAACTTCTAGATAAAACTATATGACCATCTAATATACCTCTTACAGCATCCGCAATAGGTTCATTAAAATCATCCCCATCAACTAGCACTGTATAAAAGGCTGTTATAGATCCTTTATTAGACATACCTGATCTTTCCATAAGTCTTGGGAGTTTTGCAAATACTGAAGGTGTATATCCTTTGGTTGCCGGTGGCTCTCCTATAGCTAGTCCTATTTCCCTTTGTGCCATGGCAAATCTAGTTACAGAATCCATCATAAGAATTACCTTTTTCCCTTGATCTCTAAAATATTCCGCTATAGCTGTAGCTGTAAAAGCTCCCTTTAATCTAACTAACGCCGGCTTATCAGAGGTAGCACAAACTATAACAGACTTTTTAAGACCTTCTTCTCCTAAATCTTTTTCTATAAAATCTCTTACTTCTCTACCTCTTTCTCCTATTAGAGCTATAACATTTATGTCTGCTTCTGCATATTTTGCAATCATACCTAAAGTAGTACTCTTACCTACACCACTACCGGCAAATATACCTATTCTCTGTCCTTCTCCTACAGTTATAAATCCATCTATGGCCTTTATCCCTGTAGGTATAACATCCTTTATCCTTCTTCTTTTCATAGGGTCTGGAGGGTCACTGTCCAAGGCATATGGACTCCCCTCCATTAATTTCTCTCCCTCTAGTGGATTGCCAAGCCCATCTAAGACTTTTCCTAATATATTCTCTGAACATATAACACTAAGAGGGTTTCCTTGAGGTATCACTCTACATCCTGGAGCTATACCTGTAAGCTCTCCTAGAGGCATCAATATAACATTTTCTTCTTTAAAGCCAACTACTTCACAAGGAATTGTTTGATTTTTTTCGTTATATATAATACAAACCTCTCCTACAAAAGCCTTTATTCCTTCAACTTCTACAGTTAATCCTATAACTTTCCTAACGGTACCTTCCATGTAGTTAAAATTAGTTTCTTTAATTCTTTTTTCTATTTTCTCAAAATCTATATCTAACATGGACATTAAATTCACACCTTATCCTTTAAAGTAATTGTATAACTTTTATTTTTCATTTATTAATAGCTCTTTAATTTTATCTAAAGCAGTATCTAAGGAAGCTATAACTTTCCCTTGTTCTGTTTCTATAATAACCTCTCCATCTTTTAAAGAAATATCTTCTATTACAAATATTTCTCCTCTATAAGGAAGTTGATTTTTCCAAAACTCTGATTTAGCTTTTATTTCTTCATAATAATTAGTATTACTTTTAACTATAAAGGTGGCAGATTTTTTTGATTCCCCTAGCTTTTCATATATAATTTCGTTCATAGAGGATTTATCCTTAACCTCATGTTTTAATACTTCTTCTACTATAGTTAAAACTAAATTTCTAACTTCCTCTTCTTTTTCTTTTAAATAGCTATTATATTGTGCTTCAGTATCTAACAATAATTTGTTAGATTTTTGCATCATTTCCTCATAGGCATTTTTCCCTTTTTCTATATAAGCTTCATAAGCTTCTTCATAACCGGATTTTTTTCCTTCTTCCAGTCCTTTATTAAAGCCTTCTTCGTGACCTTTTTTAAAGGCTTCCTCTTCAACGACTTCAGCTTCAGCATAAGCTTTTGATAAGAACTCTTCAGATTTTCTTCTAGCATTTTCTAATATATTTCTAGCTAAATTCTCATAACTATCTATAAAATTTTTAGAATTCTCTTCTTCTATTCCTTTTTCTAAGCTTACTATTCTTTTATAATTAGTTTTTATTTTCTCTTCACCCTGTTTTACTACGCTATTACTTTTAATGACTTTATACAATGATTGCATCCTCGCCACCTCTTGATATTACTATCTCTCCAGCTTCGTCTAAACGTCTTATTATACTTACTATACCCTGTTGAGCCTTTTCTACATCCATTATTCTTACAGGGCCTAAGAACTCTATGTCCTCTTTTAAAGAAGATGCGGCTCTCTTAGATTGATTTCTAAATATAACATTGGCAACTTCCTCTGAAGAACCCTTTAAAGCTAAAGCTAAATCCTTTGTTTCTACTTCTCTTAGAACCCTTTGAATTGCTACATCGTCTAGAGTTATTATATCTTCGAATACAAACATAGATTCCTTTATCTTTTCTGCTAATTCTGCATCCTCTCTTTGTAGTCCTTCTGTAATATTCTTTTCTGTAGTTCTGTCTACTTGGTTTAATATCTCTACAATAGTTTGAACTCCTCCTATTGTTGTAGCATCAGATCTAACTACTGAAGATAGCTTACTATCTAATACTTTTTCTATTTCTTTAACTACCATAGGTGAAGTAGCACTCATTGTAGCAATTCTATAAGCAACCTCTGATTGCAAATCTTCAGGAAGGGAGGACAATATTTGCCCTGCCTTATCTGATTGCATATAACATAAAACTAAAGCTATAGTTTGAGGATGTTCATTAGATATAGTATTTAAAAGTTGTGATGGATCTGCTTTTCTAGCTATTGCAAAGGGTCTAAATTGTTGTGTAGCCTCTGTAACCTTGTCTAATATTTCCATAGCCTTTTGACTACCTAAAGCTTTTCCTAAGAGATTTTTTGCATAATCAAATCCACCTTCTAATATATAGTCCTTCGCCTTATTTATCTGTATAAATTCTTCTAATATGTCCTGTTTTAACTCTGATTTTACAGAAGTTATATTAGCAATCTCATAGGTTATTTTTTGTATTTCTGAATCTGGTAATTTTTTTATTATACCAGCAGAGGCCTCAGGACCTAAAGTAATAAATAGTATTGCCGCTTTTTGAACTCCTGTTAATTTATCATCTTTAGCCATGTATTATCACCTCTCATCCTCTGCTAGCCATGATTTAATTATTTCCGCCACTTGATCAGGTTTGTCCTTAGCATATTTTCTTATTTCATTTTCAACATGAGTCTTTTCATCCTGTGCCTCTAAATCTATAGGTTTAAACTTAGGAATTTGTTTAGTTTCGCTACCACTATCATCTATTAAAATATCAAGGCCTTCTTCATCTTCTTCATACTCTTCAT contains the following coding sequences:
- a CDS encoding FliH/SctL family protein; amino-acid sequence: MQSLYKVIKSNSVVKQGEEKIKTNYKRIVSLEKGIEEENSKNFIDSYENLARNILENARRKSEEFLSKAYAEAEVVEEEAFKKGHEEGFNKGLEEGKKSGYEEAYEAYIEKGKNAYEEMMQKSNKLLLDTEAQYNSYLKEKEEEVRNLVLTIVEEVLKHEVKDKSSMNEIIYEKLGESKKSATFIVKSNTNYYEEIKAKSEFWKNQLPYRGEIFVIEDISLKDGEVIIETEQGKVIASLDTALDKIKELLINEK
- the fliG gene encoding flagellar motor switch protein FliG, whose amino-acid sequence is MAKDDKLTGVQKAAILFITLGPEASAGIIKKLPDSEIQKITYEIANITSVKSELKQDILEEFIQINKAKDYILEGGFDYAKNLLGKALGSQKAMEILDKVTEATQQFRPFAIARKADPSQLLNTISNEHPQTIALVLCYMQSDKAGQILSSLPEDLQSEVAYRIATMSATSPMVVKEIEKVLDSKLSSVVRSDATTIGGVQTIVEILNQVDRTTEKNITEGLQREDAELAEKIKESMFVFEDIITLDDVAIQRVLREVETKDLALALKGSSEEVANVIFRNQSKRAASSLKEDIEFLGPVRIMDVEKAQQGIVSIIRRLDEAGEIVISRGGEDAIIV
- the fliI gene encoding flagellar protein export ATPase FliI encodes the protein MSMLDIDFEKIEKRIKETNFNYMEGTVRKVIGLTVEVEGIKAFVGEVCIIYNEKNQTIPCEVVGFKEENVILMPLGELTGIAPGCRVIPQGNPLSVICSENILGKVLDGLGNPLEGEKLMEGSPYALDSDPPDPMKRRRIKDVIPTGIKAIDGFITVGEGQRIGIFAGSGVGKSTTLGMIAKYAEADINVIALIGERGREVRDFIEKDLGEEGLKKSVIVCATSDKPALVRLKGAFTATAIAEYFRDQGKKVILMMDSVTRFAMAQREIGLAIGEPPATKGYTPSVFAKLPRLMERSGMSNKGSITAFYTVLVDGDDFNEPIADAVRGILDGHIVLSRSLAAKNHYPAIDVLSSVSRLMSEIASKEHKDSAGMARDLLATYKNSEDLINIGAYVKGSNPKVDMAIHYHEPILSFLKQDIEEQHSFEESTYILENMFKN